The window AAATGACTTGAAAGGTTAAAGATGTCTAAGGTCTTGTTAATTAAGGTAGGCGATCTCTTGATCTTATCGTTAGTTTGTTGAATTACACATTGTCACCATTTCTTCTAATTATTGAGtaatttatttttcattatttCATATGTATGTAAATTTATGTCAAAAATTGTGATTGTTAAACATGACCTTGCTTATGTATGTCAGAATCTGACATTGGATAGTCAGTGTTAGTGTTAAATCAAGTAGGTATTGAGCATAAAGTAACAAAGACTTTAAAATTTCGAAGATTATTGACTCCAATGCGTGCTTCTCCAACTGAAGGTGGAAAAGAAGCTTCCCACAAATTGTCAACTAAGTTTACTACTAACTAATCTAACTTTACCTAGCATAAAAGTGGAGAAATGATAGTTCTTCAAGGATGAGTGAGTGTTTGAGGGCTTAGATCTGCAGGGCTACCAGCGCTGAGATCTTTTAATATAATTAGAATTCTAAACTAGTACGGAAGTCTTTAAATGTATAAACATACATTGCAAGTTAGTGCAAATCTTTTCCAGGAGTGAAAATAACCATTGTTGCAGTTGGCTGGTGTACTTGGAGTCTTTGTTCCCCCACAAAACTAAATAGGCCCCAAACAAGGGCTTCTCGTGTCGTCCACTTGGATTGTCCATATGGTGTCGACCCAGTCCATATGGATGGGCATATTCAAGCTCAGAAAAGTTGTATTTTTATTAGGAGTTTGTTTTAGAACCTGTTTCTTGATTCAGATTTGGTTCCATAACCTCCATTATCTCCCTATCTTTTTTGAATATCCCAAACTACTATACTAGCTTGTTTAGGACTTACTAGGAGTACTGGTACTACTCTTACGGAGCAGATTGAATTCGTCATTACATAACTTAGAAGGTTTATGATTCCCATGGTTGATGAACATTTGGATCTAGTGGTGAGCAATCTAGTAAACTAGATTAATTTTTGTAGTGCTGTTTAATTGATACCAGAAATGCCAATTAGTTAACTACAACAAGAAATGCTTAGCTTTAGATGCCGAGACAAAAAAAAGTTATTGATTTTACATTTATTAACTTACGGAAGTTTTATCATTTAGGGAATGAAATGTTCTTAAGTACTTGTCAATTTCAAGTTAATAATCATCATATTGAAACCACTAGTTGGTTTtaattttatgccttagacatgGAGTAAAAATGGCTCAAATTAATATGAGACTGCATATTCTGTGGAACGAGGATGTTAACATTTTAAAGGTATACAAAGAGGTGAGAAGCAAACGCAAAGCACTCCATGTCTATTTTAAGTcactaatttttttgagtccactCAAACAACCAAAGGCTAAAGCTGATGCATGGTGGGTTGGACAAGGTAGATAAACTACCTGTTGAGGTTCTGAGTTGTAATGATTGCTATTTAGACCAAGTAAGGAAAAATAGATTCTGTCTTTTCTTTTTGTATTTATGCTTAATCATGCTACTTCCAATCTGGACTTGATATTATTTAGGCCATAGAAATTTttgctacaacaacaacaacgaagCCGTAAGCAACATAGAAATTATTGCTAGATTACTCTTAATTGCCTCACATGTATGTGATTTCAAATAAGTGACTCCAGGTGTGTTTTGAAATATGACAAAGCCAACAAGTACAAGCAATATTAAATCTGCATATTGGAGGATTGCATCATGTCTCCTGTTTTTGGAATATGCTGTCAAATGCAGCAAGTCTTAGCGAAAGAATCTACGGATATATCATGTGTAGTTCATACTTAAAAAACAAGATAGTAGAATTTTCCTTGTGGTGAACTGCAGATCATTGTTCTATTATATTTTGTGTGGTCAACTAAGATAAAGCGACGAGGTTGGACAAAATCTGCATTTCATTGTAGGGAATAAAACTTGTTTGTCAAGGACTTATTTCCAGGATGTAAAAATTACATAAGTGCAGGCTCTTCAGTTTTTGAAGTTAATTTATGTCTCAATGTTGCATTTTACTAGTGAAACAATATAGAAGAGTCAAAGAACATTAATTCTCCCTAGattttacaatatatatatatatatttttatttatttattttttttatttttattttttttgtagcaAAAACATATCATTTTGTAGGATTGtcttgtgatattttttggaCTTAAGCAATATCACATGATTGACAATGTTAAAGTTTGTTGTTATCATGAAAAAAGGTAAATTTCTTTTACATccttttattgttatttttattatttatttaagatttaAATGCAACTTGCTATGATGCCCTCATAACCTTTTTATACTTTTATTTATTATTCTTCTTTTCAGATGGACTCTTTTAATTGTCTTGAGAGTTCTTACGCAGTCCTAAATTTCTTCAGTATCCTTGTGCGGCAATTTTCTACTATATTTATCAAGATGTACTTTATTCGGTATTTAAACTCCTGATGCCTTTGAACATTAGTTCCGTTGCCATTTTTTATGCTCGTTTTCCTGCTTGGACGATTTGTCTTTCCTTTAGCAACTAGTTGCAACACCCTTATAAGCATCAGTTGGCTTGTTCTCCTATTGCCCAACAGACAATTGTTATGGAATTTCTCATGGAAAcaccaaagaaaaaagaaaataaatgcaaTTTTTTGTTTGAACTTGATGAGAATAATTGTAATTGCTTTGTTTAGGTTGTTGAGAGTGGAGGAAAGAACATAGAAATTGCTGTGATGACCAAGGAACATGGTCTTCGTCAACTCGAAGAAGCTGAGATCGATGCTATCGTCGCTGAAATAGAGGCAGAGAAAGCTGCAGCTGAGGCTGCCAAGAAGGCCCCTTCTAGAGATACTTAACTTTGGAAGTGCTTCACTTTTCCTTTTCAATTAATTGCTTTTCCTATTTTCCAAAGACTTTCAAACTTGTGGGCTTTATGCTGTATGTTACCGATGGAATTCTCCTTTCATTTTACATGGAATTCTCTTTTGTTTGTTGGTTGAAATTGTTAATGTCATGATGTCAGATTTTAATTATGTTGATGTTACCTATTTTGCTTTATTAGTGTTACTGGACGGGCAACAACATGATTCCGAGTTCTGGTAATATGAAATGCCAGTTTAATCCTGTCCATCATTGGAGATTATTTCTGTATCTAGAGATTATATTTACTCTCCCTACATCTCGTATTGGAGATTATCTTTATATTTAGAGTGGTAAGGTTGTGTATATTAACGCTTCCTAGATATGGTATTGGAGGAATTGTGTACACTGGTACAAGTGGTTGCTTATGTAGTTTTCTAACACAGGAGAACCTTATATATGATTTCATTCAATGCTTGTCCGAGAAGTATCTACCGATAAGAAACAGTTTGAAACTGGACAGAGATTAGAATgttataataataacaacaacaacaacaataataataataatttgcacACCACGTTTATCTAAAACTAGTAGGTTTTACGGATCTACTACCAAAGTGGCTATAAAatgacaagaaaaagaaaaggaaaactcaaGAACAGGCCAGCATGAACATCGAATGACCCAAAGAGGGCCTTTGCCGAAGCAACCCCAAATAAATGTAAGAAGATGACGATGATATCGACCTTTCCTCGACGGTCAACAGCGGTTCAAAAGTCAACAACAAATCAAGGTGAAGCACTGGTCCATCGCTTTCCACGTGCCGTTCTGAGGTAGCCCTTTGTCCAACGACGGCCGCGATGATTCCAACGGTTATAACACAGCCCAGATCCAACGGCTCACATCAAATGGCCGGTTGCCGCCCAAGAGCAGCTTTCTCGGGGCTTGCAGTTGCGTCTTGCAGCGGCTGTCGGCAAACCACGAGCGAACTCCGCCATCATAAAAGGACCCAAGTGATGTGAAACTATCCGTTGCACTGTGCTCTATATAACGCCTTGCGGACCACAGAGCGTCCCAAACGATCTTTACATGCAGTTGTAATCTTCTTCCTTGATTCCGGTTGTGAGAACATAGATAAAAGTAGTTGATTCCTGTAGAGATCATCGGTGTGATGGAGAGTGTTCTCGTAGATCGATCTCCGGTAAGTCTCAGGAGGTTTGCGGCTACCAAGGGTGTTCTGGTTTCTGTCACCGATCTGCTTCCACTAAACGCCCCTCGTTCTTCTTTTCCTTGTGCTCCTCGTCCTCATCAATCGCCGCTACTCCCCCTCCCTGTGCCTCTCCCATCTCCGAGCAAGAGACCGAGATCACATCAACAGAACAAGAGGAAGCCGAGATGCCAGTCTGTGACTCCCACCAAGGACCCAAAGGCGAAGGCCATTGCAGTTGCTTCACGGGATCCACTCCAAAGACTGGTTAAGGTAGAGGTAGATGAGAATGACAGCAGATGCATAGATTTCCTGCAATCGGTGTACTCGAAGTCGCCACCACCGAGCAGTCTTCCGCTGCCGAGTTTCCCTCTGACGAAGCCCAAGAGCGAAGGTTCGACTGAAGCAGGACTCGGAGAGGTGAAGGGAGGCATTTGTGGAGGTGGCGTCGATGCCGGCGCCACGGATGGTCTTCGGCGTCTTCTTGGTATATAAAGAATGTGTGGGGCATCTTCTTGGTACATAGAGAATGTGTGGATTCGGTGTTTATGCGTTTGTATTGGTCATGAATAATTTAGAAGGCTATCATCCTATTTGAATGATGGAagctgcaaagttttgatgaaattAAGCATTGATCAAAGACAACATGTTCATGGCCAAGAAGGATAAATAAAGAGAACCATTGACAGATATTATTATCGGATTTCCGAGGACCAAAACATACAGATTGCATGCACAAATATGAGATCAAAAGATTAGAAGAAAACGCATTATCAAGTATTACTCACTTAGATTAGATTTTGATGAGAACTATGACAGACAGATGAAGCAACAGTGGTTATGGTTAGACTTATAATCTGGTGCTCTATTTTTTCTCAGAATCTTTTAAGAGCAACCAAATACCCCCTATCttcattatataattattatacagAGCCAAAGTATTTACTTTTCATTAACATTCATCTAAAATGAAATAGAACTTAAGAGCCAAAGTAGGACAGGGCTCAAAACTACACAAAAATAAGTCCCAAACATCAGAAGACCACAGCTGAGATGGTGGTGGAACTTCCATTCTGCTTCACGCTTACGCTCCGACTAACCTTATTATAACATCAAATTACTGGATCTAGGaagcataagaagaagaagaagaagagtgattACAGCACACACTTAAGTACCAAAGGTATGCATAGAGGAGAAACTTCATAGTGGAGACTGGATGAAGAGAAACAACACAAAGTGACCATTGCAGCAGATGGATCAGAGGTTGGTGAAGAGAAGGTACTGCTGTTTGGATGGGAGATCCACCCTGGGGAAACAGTACCTTGGCTTCCTCATTGGAAACGCTTGGTGAGATGACCACCGGCTCTCCGGGCTTCCAGTTCACCGGGGTGGCCACCTTGAAGTTTGCAGTCGTCTGCCGCGACTCCACCGCCCGCACCACGTCGTCCATGTTTCTCCCGGTGGCTGCAGGGAAAAGGAAGCTGAGCTTGATCGTCTTGTCCGGGCCGATCACGTGGAGAGCCCGAGACGGGATCTCAACTCCATCGGCATCCTTCTGGTTTAGATCCACCATGTTGAGTTGCCTAATCATCTCTCTGTTATCATCCGCCACTATCGGGAATCTCACCTTGCATCCAGGCTTGAAGAGACGATGAAGAGAAAGAACATGAGACATGGCAGGCAAGTTCATGCCCAGCTCCGTCGTACATACCGGCGTGAAGTCAGCTGCAAACAAGAAGATCACATCATTTACTCTGTACTAACAATCCTATTTGCATATATGATGATCAATTTACAGTCAACCCAAGGTAGCAAAGTTATATCTGAGAATTATGAAGAAGTTCATATGATTCATGAGTGAAAGTCAAATGATTATGTCCAAGCTCATTGgacaaaaaaaattctttttgaatcaaagagGCTACAGATAGCTTGGTTGTCTTGATTTTACCTTAGATTTCGTAAAACTTGATTGTGAGTAAAGGAATTTCACAGGGAATTGAAAAGTTCAGTATTCTCTTAGAGAGTTTTGAAGGAGAGCTATCTGTAAGGATAATAATTGTTATCTAATAATCATCatcaattaaaaaattaaatgttttaatGATGGTATGGTCGATCAACACCTTAGTGCTATACAAGTCGACATCTTAAATCCATATGGTCGACACGTTAATGTTATATGGGCCGACACCTTAATGCCATGCAAACAAACACCTAGCACCGTTAACTAATGCGCTGTTGGCACGAGGTTGATATTTAGACTATAATGATAAGATCAAACAAATATATCATGCATTATTGCATCTAGGATTTGGTGCTATACGAATGCGATTGAATCTAAGATAAATACATTATTACATCCACCTTTCGTGATCGATGTCTATCATCATAATAATGGTCAATATAGATAACTATAAAAGGGTTTCCCAAGTATATTCCCCAAATATATTTAAACATTGCTCTTAAGCCTCCTATATATCATTGAACTATACACTAACTTAGGCATCAGAGATATTTATCGAAACACTCTCAATACGATCTTACTGACACCTTCAAAGTCAAATGAATAATTCTTCGTCTAAGATTGAACTGAGATAAACACAAAAGAAGACCTAGTTAACTCCAAATCAGTAAtagctaaaaaaaattatttaagtttaTCAAACctaaaatcatataaattttaaattgtATAAATTTTGAGTTCCCATGGTCTCCAATAAGGGCCATTAGGGCCATTGGTGAGCCAAGTTATTGGGTTTTCATTGGACTAACTTATAATAACCATCCACTATTATGTTGTAGATTGACTTTGAAAATCTTACTATGAAAATGATGATGATTtgtaatgtatatttatatagatttaatagagagattttttttttcaattatgtGCTCAAATTATGCACATATATCATGACGATTGATCGTTAAATCATAAATtgattaaatatatataaaaaaataatattatcattatatatttatctttatcataatcCTTTATTATACCTTTATAAGGTTGAGTTTTCGCTAAGAATGTCAATCTTGGAATGATGTGATTGAAATATCCTATGCGCGAGAGGTTTTGTGAGGAGGTTCACTCGTTGGTTATAAGTATAGATATGAGAAACACATAATTACCTTTTGACAACTTATTTTTTGATAAAGTGAAAATCGATAATAATGTATTTCATACGAGAGTGAAACATCAAGTTAAAGTAAAGGTGAGTGACACCGATATTATCATAGTATGTTATTGAAGTGGATTCAAAAGTGATGCCAAGTTCATATACTAAATTGGTAATCAAATTAAGTTTTATAGTTATGGTAGTGATGACTCGATATTCAACTTCAGTGGTGGATTTTATGATTGTGTTCTATTTCTTGAAACTTTAACTAATTATGTATGATCAAAAGAAGATAATATAAGTTGATATAGATATTCTGTCATCAGTATTTCCTACCTTATCGGTATCCATGAAATTATAAAGAATGAGGAATGAGTGTTTATGAAGAAGTTTGTGATTGAGAGCTCCTTTAAAATatcattaaatatattttaatattgacTAATGAGTATTGGAAGGCTGgtgtataaattatgataatttattaactataaataaaatacttgaatgtataaaaaataaatagtatAAGGAACCAAGTACTTGTTGGTACTGTATGTGATCCGTAATAAGACTATTATCATATAAGTAACTCGGTAGAGGAGAGTAGAGTGATAACTTCTTTAGCATTATGCATATTCATCATTGATAATAGATTTTGAATGTTCTTTTAAAttgaaaaaattcaaaagatatgAAAGTTACTTCACTCCTAAAAAATAGCTTAAGGTTGGTAGGCCTATAACGGAGAATCGATATGATAATTACTT of the Musa acuminata AAA Group cultivar baxijiao chromosome BXJ3-2, Cavendish_Baxijiao_AAA, whole genome shotgun sequence genome contains:
- the LOC135631522 gene encoding 1-Cys peroxiredoxin-like, which gives rise to MNLPAMSHVLSLHRLFKPGCKVRFPIVADDNREMIRQLNMVDLNQKDADGVEIPSRALHVIGPDKTIKLSFLFPAATGRNMDDVVRAVESRQTTANFKVATPVNWKPGEPVVISPSVSNEEAKLPSFK